The following are encoded together in the Daucus carota subsp. sativus chromosome 5, DH1 v3.0, whole genome shotgun sequence genome:
- the LOC108223103 gene encoding uncharacterized protein LOC108223103 isoform X1: MDLPKSNPPPKRVLIRPPQHPNLPTPPNPNPPLPAQSNGVVVVGFIGRQNCDVGQLINRVLDANVFGSGNLDKTFGVESGGVVTEELKDWLKCRKISFFHDEDKGILYLQFSSIRCPVREEFEEGGLGFDSVLEEREFGDLQGMLFMFSVCHVIVYFHEGSRFDVQILKKFRILQSAKHAMAPFVRSRTTQPSPSKLNSSSSQVSVSGVTSSRSPGKSGGILRRNGSSVSLMSGLGSYNSLFPGQCTPVTLFVFLDDFSDDAPGSNVEESVETSSLNQSSSANSSARSNLPTKGSGPVVVLSRTSKSEVETKKKLQSSLEAQIRFSIKKCRTLSGTESGYAGRKSGGMSSSAPLFSLDAAKAVALVDRSSNQRGESLDFATSLVENILNGTRSSDSLLLESHNQSSNKEDILSVKEFIYRQADILRGRGGGVANANNGSAVGMVAVAAAAAAASAASGKALTTPDLPSLEIWLSSCQLILHGILSAKRCSTDEPEFSSQKSCQRNAFPQVVETNSSKLTDPLDIAVSLLEGGKGLNTRFSTLWCQKALPVAKDVYLKDLPPCYPTLLHKAHLEKALGAFRSMVKGPAVQRYLKKLEDECTSIWISGRQLCDAVSLTGKPCMHQRHDAGTGNQLAKDEIKLHSSGFVFLHACACGRSRRLRFDPFDFGAANVTSSCYQECDKLLSAIQLPQVNDTGPIQSSSWSLIRVGGARYYEPSRGLRQSGFSASQKFLLKWRIFLEKSKETNESACSVHEVDNHRSISASNIESFADEDRKKTSSAQLEQREIPNEIEVLENSPSDNNRIDNSKIRFGKGPPNFTMKKPFSEVVAGSTAADSGFPPLQSKKQTSLALDKGMKQLTIVGRRIEQVSEKTDDQGSQKVENAVADKIEISNASRNSNQVLEIGSNVISLNTYTKEKSELSSSKHVTVYFGFEHECPRGHRFMLTPELLSELGSSYAVNEESHLQYSCASKLGNKVAEATRLVKNSGRSKVQRHANGITTTASKDSTTGTSKDIMTSSNRHADRLWQHSLSSEVRNSLSVASNTMEDVEGIMQSVTLEDGGNAFSLLDRNLPIYMKCPYCRTSKNRRDPPNVKFAGTISQLQRIFLVTPAFPVLLGTCPVIQFEKSCLPLSVPDPEQKLQFTLGCQVILPPESFLSLRLPFVYGVQLEDGSLHPLRPFEDEPERTAWITKSTTLHVLSKGSNPDK, from the exons ATGGACTTACCCAAATCAAATCCACCTCCAAAACGGGTCTTAATTCGCCCCCCTCAACACCCCAATTTACCCACTCCCCCAAACCCTAATCCGCCTCTTCCTGCTCAATCAAACGGCGTCGTTGTGGTGGGCTTCATTGGCAGGCAAAACTGTGATGTGGGTCAGTTGATTAATAGGGTTCTTGATGCTAATGTGTTTGGTTCTGGGAATCTTGATAAGACTTTTGGGGTTGAGAGTGGTGGGGTTGTTACTGAGGAGCTTAAAGATTGGTTGAAGTGTAGGAAGATTAGTTTTTTTCATGATGAGGATAAGGGGATTTTGTATTTGCAGTTCTCATCGATTAGGTGTCCGGTGAGGGAAGAGTTTGAGGAGGGTGGACTGGGGTTTGATTCGGTGTTGGAAGAGCGGGAATTCGGGGATCTTCAAGGAATGCTGTTTATGTTCTCT GTTTGCCATGTCATTGTGTATTTCCATGAGGGGTCACGTTTTGATGTACAGATATTGAAAAAGTTTCGAATCCTGCAATCTGCCAAGCATGCAATGGCACCATTTGTCAGATCAAGAACCACACAACCTTCACCATCCAAATTAAATTCTTCTTCCTCACAAGTATCCGTTTCTGGCGTAACTTCTAGCCGATCTCCCGGTAAATCTGGTGGTATCTTGAGACGTAATGGTTCATCAGTTTCATTGATGTCAGGCCTAGGTTCATACAACTCCTTATTTCCAGGGCAATGTACACCAGTTACGCTATTTGTTTTTCTTGATGATTTCTCTGATGATGCTCCCGGTTCTAATGTTGAAGAGTCTGTTGAAACCTCCTCATTGAATCAGTCATCAAGTGCGAACAGTTCTGCTAGGTCAAATTTGCCTACCAAAGGATCTGGTCCTGTTGTTGTGCTGTCACGCACTAGTAAGTCTGAAGTTGAAACTAAGAAAAAACTGCAATCATCCCTTGAGGCACAGATtcgattttcaattaaaaaatgtAGGACACTTTCGGGAACTGAATCGGGATATGCTGGGAGGAAAAGTGGGGGTATGTCAAGCTCAGCACCTTTGTTTTCACTAGATGCAGCCAAAGCAGTTGCATTAGTAGACAGATCGTCAAATCAAAGAGGTGAATCACTTGATTTTGCCACTTCTCTTGTTGAAAATATTCTGAACGGAACGAGATCATCTGATTCTCTTTTGCTTGAGAGTCATAACCAGAGTTCAAATAAAGAGGATATCTTATCTGTAAAAGAGTTCATATACAGACAGGCTGACATCTTAAGGGGGAGGGGGGGAGGGGTTGCTAACGCAAACAATGGCTCAGCTGTTGGTATGGTAGCTGTTGCTGCAGCAGCTGCTGCTGCCTCTGCGGCTTCTGGAAAGGCATTGACTACTCCTGATCTTCCTAGTCTCGAGATCTGGTTGTCTTCTTGTCAGCTTATTTTGCATGGTATTCTTTCTGCAAAACGTTGCTCTACAGATGAACCAGAATTTAGCTCGCAAAAATCTTGCCAGCGGAATGCTTTCCCACAAGTTGTGGAAACAAATTCTTCCAAACTTACAGATCCTCTAGACATTGCAGTCTCCCTTTTGGAGGGCGGTAAAGGGCTGAACACGAGATTTTCTACTTTGTGGTGCCAAAAGGCCCTTCCAGTTGCAAAAGATGTTTATTTAAAAGACTTGCCTCCTTGCTACCCAACATTGCTGCACAAGGCTCACTTGGAGAAAGCTTTGGGTGCATTTAGATCGATGGTCAAAGGACCTGCTGTTCAGCGTTACTTGAAAAAGTTGGAGGACGAATGCACATCCATATGGATTTCAGGAAGGCAACTATGCGATGCCGTTAGTCTGACTGGAAAACCTTGCATGCACCAGAGGCATGATGCGGGAACTGGTAATCAACTTGCAAAAGATGAGATCAAACTACACTCCAGTGGATTTGTTTTCCTTCATGCCTGTGCATGTGGCCGTTCAAGGCGATTACGTTTTGATCCGTTTGATTTTGGAGCTGCAAATGTTACATCAAGTTGTTATCAAGAATGTGATAAGCTTCTTTCTGCAATTCAGCTTCCACAAGTAAATGATACTGGGCCTATTCAGTCATCATCATGGAGCTTGATCAGAGTTGGTGGTGCAAGATACTATGAACCTTCAAGAGGCCTACGTCAGAGTGGTTTTTCTGCCTCTCAGAAATTTCTACTGAAATGGAGAATTTTTCTGGAGAAAAGCAAAGAGACAAACGAATCAGCATGTTCTGTGCACGAAGTTGATAATCATAGGTCGATTAGCGCGTCCAATATAGAAAGTTTTGCAGATGAAGACAGAAAAAAAACTAGTTCTGCTCAGTTGGAGCAGAGGGAAATCCCTAACGAAATAGAAGTTCTTGAAAATTCCCCATCTGACAACAACAGAATTGATAATAGCAAAATCAGGTTTGGGAAAGGTCCCCCTAATTTTACAATGAAGAAACCTTTTTCAGAGGTTGTGGCTGGATCAACAGCTGCAGATTCAGGTTTCCCACCCCTTCAGTCGAAAAAACAAACTTCACTAGCTTTGGACAAAGGCATGAAGCAACTTACTATAGTTGGTAGGAGAATAGAGCAAGTTAGTGAAAAAACTGATGATCAAGGATCTCAAAAGGTTGAAAATGCAGTTGCAGATAAAATTGAGATCAGTAATGCAAGTAGGAATAGCAATCAAGTTTTGGAAATAGGTAGCAATGTCATTTCGCTGAACACTTATACTAAGGAAAAATCTGAATTGTCTTCGTCAAAGCATGTTACTGTGTATTTTGGATTTGAGCATGAGTGCCCTCGTGGTCACAGGTTCATGTTGACCCCGGAGCTCCTCAGTGAACTTGGCTCATCATATGCGGTGAATGAAGAATCTCATCTCCAATATTCATGTGCAAGCAAGTTGGGTAATAAAGTGGCAGAGGCTACTCGATTAGTTAAGAATAGTGGTCGCAGTAAAGTTCAGCGCCATGCCAATGGGATAACTACTACAGCTAGTAAGGATAGTACTACCGGGACTTCAAAAGATATAATGACTAGCTCCAATCGTCATGCGGACAGATTATGGCAACATTCTCTCTCCTCCGAAGTAAGAAACAGTCTGTCAGTAGCCAGTAATACTATGGAAGATGTTGAAGGTATTATGCAATCTGTAACTCTTGAAGATGGTGGAAATGCTTTCTCCTTACTTGACAGAAACTTGCCAATTTACATGAAATGCCCTTACTGCCGCACCTCAAAGAATAGAAGGGATCCACCTAACGTTAAATTTGCGGGCACAATATCCCAGCTTCAAAGAATCTTTTTG GTCACTCCTGCGTTTCCAGTCCTTTTGGGTACATGCCCCGTTATACAATTTGAG AAGTCGTGCCTACCTCTATCAGTCCCGGACCCTGAACAAAAACTTCAGTTCACTCTTGGCTGCCAAGTGATCTTGCCACCAGAGAGTTTCCTCTCACTTAGGCTCCCATTTGTATATGGTGTACAGTTAGAGGATGGAAGTCTACACCCTCTTAGACCTTTTGAAGATGAACCAGAACGAACTGCCTGGATTACCAAAAGCACAACGTTGCACGTTCTGTCCAAAGGAAGTAATCCTGATAAATAA
- the LOC108223103 gene encoding uncharacterized protein LOC108223103 isoform X2 codes for MAPFVRSRTTQPSPSKLNSSSSQVSVSGVTSSRSPGKSGGILRRNGSSVSLMSGLGSYNSLFPGQCTPVTLFVFLDDFSDDAPGSNVEESVETSSLNQSSSANSSARSNLPTKGSGPVVVLSRTSKSEVETKKKLQSSLEAQIRFSIKKCRTLSGTESGYAGRKSGGMSSSAPLFSLDAAKAVALVDRSSNQRGESLDFATSLVENILNGTRSSDSLLLESHNQSSNKEDILSVKEFIYRQADILRGRGGGVANANNGSAVGMVAVAAAAAAASAASGKALTTPDLPSLEIWLSSCQLILHGILSAKRCSTDEPEFSSQKSCQRNAFPQVVETNSSKLTDPLDIAVSLLEGGKGLNTRFSTLWCQKALPVAKDVYLKDLPPCYPTLLHKAHLEKALGAFRSMVKGPAVQRYLKKLEDECTSIWISGRQLCDAVSLTGKPCMHQRHDAGTGNQLAKDEIKLHSSGFVFLHACACGRSRRLRFDPFDFGAANVTSSCYQECDKLLSAIQLPQVNDTGPIQSSSWSLIRVGGARYYEPSRGLRQSGFSASQKFLLKWRIFLEKSKETNESACSVHEVDNHRSISASNIESFADEDRKKTSSAQLEQREIPNEIEVLENSPSDNNRIDNSKIRFGKGPPNFTMKKPFSEVVAGSTAADSGFPPLQSKKQTSLALDKGMKQLTIVGRRIEQVSEKTDDQGSQKVENAVADKIEISNASRNSNQVLEIGSNVISLNTYTKEKSELSSSKHVTVYFGFEHECPRGHRFMLTPELLSELGSSYAVNEESHLQYSCASKLGNKVAEATRLVKNSGRSKVQRHANGITTTASKDSTTGTSKDIMTSSNRHADRLWQHSLSSEVRNSLSVASNTMEDVEGIMQSVTLEDGGNAFSLLDRNLPIYMKCPYCRTSKNRRDPPNVKFAGTISQLQRIFLVTPAFPVLLGTCPVIQFEKSCLPLSVPDPEQKLQFTLGCQVILPPESFLSLRLPFVYGVQLEDGSLHPLRPFEDEPERTAWITKSTTLHVLSKGSNPDK; via the exons ATGGCACCATTTGTCAGATCAAGAACCACACAACCTTCACCATCCAAATTAAATTCTTCTTCCTCACAAGTATCCGTTTCTGGCGTAACTTCTAGCCGATCTCCCGGTAAATCTGGTGGTATCTTGAGACGTAATGGTTCATCAGTTTCATTGATGTCAGGCCTAGGTTCATACAACTCCTTATTTCCAGGGCAATGTACACCAGTTACGCTATTTGTTTTTCTTGATGATTTCTCTGATGATGCTCCCGGTTCTAATGTTGAAGAGTCTGTTGAAACCTCCTCATTGAATCAGTCATCAAGTGCGAACAGTTCTGCTAGGTCAAATTTGCCTACCAAAGGATCTGGTCCTGTTGTTGTGCTGTCACGCACTAGTAAGTCTGAAGTTGAAACTAAGAAAAAACTGCAATCATCCCTTGAGGCACAGATtcgattttcaattaaaaaatgtAGGACACTTTCGGGAACTGAATCGGGATATGCTGGGAGGAAAAGTGGGGGTATGTCAAGCTCAGCACCTTTGTTTTCACTAGATGCAGCCAAAGCAGTTGCATTAGTAGACAGATCGTCAAATCAAAGAGGTGAATCACTTGATTTTGCCACTTCTCTTGTTGAAAATATTCTGAACGGAACGAGATCATCTGATTCTCTTTTGCTTGAGAGTCATAACCAGAGTTCAAATAAAGAGGATATCTTATCTGTAAAAGAGTTCATATACAGACAGGCTGACATCTTAAGGGGGAGGGGGGGAGGGGTTGCTAACGCAAACAATGGCTCAGCTGTTGGTATGGTAGCTGTTGCTGCAGCAGCTGCTGCTGCCTCTGCGGCTTCTGGAAAGGCATTGACTACTCCTGATCTTCCTAGTCTCGAGATCTGGTTGTCTTCTTGTCAGCTTATTTTGCATGGTATTCTTTCTGCAAAACGTTGCTCTACAGATGAACCAGAATTTAGCTCGCAAAAATCTTGCCAGCGGAATGCTTTCCCACAAGTTGTGGAAACAAATTCTTCCAAACTTACAGATCCTCTAGACATTGCAGTCTCCCTTTTGGAGGGCGGTAAAGGGCTGAACACGAGATTTTCTACTTTGTGGTGCCAAAAGGCCCTTCCAGTTGCAAAAGATGTTTATTTAAAAGACTTGCCTCCTTGCTACCCAACATTGCTGCACAAGGCTCACTTGGAGAAAGCTTTGGGTGCATTTAGATCGATGGTCAAAGGACCTGCTGTTCAGCGTTACTTGAAAAAGTTGGAGGACGAATGCACATCCATATGGATTTCAGGAAGGCAACTATGCGATGCCGTTAGTCTGACTGGAAAACCTTGCATGCACCAGAGGCATGATGCGGGAACTGGTAATCAACTTGCAAAAGATGAGATCAAACTACACTCCAGTGGATTTGTTTTCCTTCATGCCTGTGCATGTGGCCGTTCAAGGCGATTACGTTTTGATCCGTTTGATTTTGGAGCTGCAAATGTTACATCAAGTTGTTATCAAGAATGTGATAAGCTTCTTTCTGCAATTCAGCTTCCACAAGTAAATGATACTGGGCCTATTCAGTCATCATCATGGAGCTTGATCAGAGTTGGTGGTGCAAGATACTATGAACCTTCAAGAGGCCTACGTCAGAGTGGTTTTTCTGCCTCTCAGAAATTTCTACTGAAATGGAGAATTTTTCTGGAGAAAAGCAAAGAGACAAACGAATCAGCATGTTCTGTGCACGAAGTTGATAATCATAGGTCGATTAGCGCGTCCAATATAGAAAGTTTTGCAGATGAAGACAGAAAAAAAACTAGTTCTGCTCAGTTGGAGCAGAGGGAAATCCCTAACGAAATAGAAGTTCTTGAAAATTCCCCATCTGACAACAACAGAATTGATAATAGCAAAATCAGGTTTGGGAAAGGTCCCCCTAATTTTACAATGAAGAAACCTTTTTCAGAGGTTGTGGCTGGATCAACAGCTGCAGATTCAGGTTTCCCACCCCTTCAGTCGAAAAAACAAACTTCACTAGCTTTGGACAAAGGCATGAAGCAACTTACTATAGTTGGTAGGAGAATAGAGCAAGTTAGTGAAAAAACTGATGATCAAGGATCTCAAAAGGTTGAAAATGCAGTTGCAGATAAAATTGAGATCAGTAATGCAAGTAGGAATAGCAATCAAGTTTTGGAAATAGGTAGCAATGTCATTTCGCTGAACACTTATACTAAGGAAAAATCTGAATTGTCTTCGTCAAAGCATGTTACTGTGTATTTTGGATTTGAGCATGAGTGCCCTCGTGGTCACAGGTTCATGTTGACCCCGGAGCTCCTCAGTGAACTTGGCTCATCATATGCGGTGAATGAAGAATCTCATCTCCAATATTCATGTGCAAGCAAGTTGGGTAATAAAGTGGCAGAGGCTACTCGATTAGTTAAGAATAGTGGTCGCAGTAAAGTTCAGCGCCATGCCAATGGGATAACTACTACAGCTAGTAAGGATAGTACTACCGGGACTTCAAAAGATATAATGACTAGCTCCAATCGTCATGCGGACAGATTATGGCAACATTCTCTCTCCTCCGAAGTAAGAAACAGTCTGTCAGTAGCCAGTAATACTATGGAAGATGTTGAAGGTATTATGCAATCTGTAACTCTTGAAGATGGTGGAAATGCTTTCTCCTTACTTGACAGAAACTTGCCAATTTACATGAAATGCCCTTACTGCCGCACCTCAAAGAATAGAAGGGATCCACCTAACGTTAAATTTGCGGGCACAATATCCCAGCTTCAAAGAATCTTTTTG GTCACTCCTGCGTTTCCAGTCCTTTTGGGTACATGCCCCGTTATACAATTTGAG AAGTCGTGCCTACCTCTATCAGTCCCGGACCCTGAACAAAAACTTCAGTTCACTCTTGGCTGCCAAGTGATCTTGCCACCAGAGAGTTTCCTCTCACTTAGGCTCCCATTTGTATATGGTGTACAGTTAGAGGATGGAAGTCTACACCCTCTTAGACCTTTTGAAGATGAACCAGAACGAACTGCCTGGATTACCAAAAGCACAACGTTGCACGTTCTGTCCAAAGGAAGTAATCCTGATAAATAA
- the LOC108222596 gene encoding cysteine-rich repeat secretory protein 38, whose product MASFTNISICLISLFTFTLFLHASVAADHLGYSCINQQNFTVGTPYELNLNKLTGLIDYLTQPSGYGQASVGDTHGLGLCRGDVSSFDCLTCITKAGIEARKLCSGNKGAVTWYDYCMFKYLDQNFFGQIDTSVTVLLSNVNNATNQTLFKQRNSELLNVLSAQASISLERYAGGEIAVDENTTIHGLTQCTRDLSSYDCRKCLDGQINSNKPLEKIGGRILGGSCNVMWEIKS is encoded by the coding sequence ATGGCTTCTTTCACTAATATTAGTATTTGTTTGATTTCTCTTTTCACCTTCACACTCTTCCTCCATGCATCAGTTGCAGCTGACCACCTAGGCTATTCTTGCATCAACCAACAAAATTTCACGGTGGGAACTCCCTATGAACTCAACCTCAACAAACTCACAGGCCTAATCGACTACCTAACTCAGCCCTCAGGCTATGGTCAGGCTTCTGTAGGCGACACTCACGGGCTTGGTTTATGTCGAGGGGATGTGTCTTCATTTGACTGTCTGACATGCATTACGAAAGCTGGTATTGAGGCCCGGAAGCTTTGTTCAGGAAACAAAGGGGCAGTTACATGGTATGACTATTGCATGTTCAAGTACCTCGATCAGAATTTCTTTGGTCAGATCGATACTAGCGTTACGGTTCTGCTTTCCAATGTCAACAATGCAACTAATCAGACGCTGTTTAAGCAGAGAAACAGTGAGCTATTGAATGTGTTATCAGCACAGGCTTCTATTAGTTTAGAACGATACGCAGGAGGTGAGATAGCTGTTGATGAGAATACTACGATTCACGGGTTAACTCAATGTACAAGAGATCTTTCAAGCTATGACTGCAGGAAGTGCCTTGATGGCCAGATTAATAGCAATAAACCCCTGGAAAAGATAGGCGGGAGAATTCTTGGTGGGAGTTGTAATGTAATGTGGGAGATTAAATCTTGa
- the LOC108222577 gene encoding cysteine-rich repeat secretory protein 38 produces the protein MPSSTDISMCLISLFAFTFFLQAPAEVAADPLGYSCINPQNFTTGTPYELNLNKLTGLLDYLTQPSGYAQASVGQAYGLGLCRGDVSSFDCLTCITEAGIEARKLCSGNKGAVIWYDYCMFKYLDQNFFGQIDNGVAIFLLNVNNATNNQTLFKQRNSELLDKLSEEASISSKHYARGEIVVDVNTTIYGLAQCTRDLSSYDCKKCLDGQIYSDLPLERIGGRVLGGSCNVGFEVYPFLKL, from the coding sequence ATGCCTTCTTCCACTGATATTAGTATGTGTCTTATTTCTCTTTTTGCCTTCACTTTCTTCCTCCAAGCACCAGCTGAAGTTGCAGCTGACCCACTCGGCTATTCATGCATAAACCCTCAAAACTTTACGACTGGAACTCCCTATGAACTCAACCTCAACAAACTCACAGGCCTTCTCGACTACCTAACACAACCCTCAGGCTATGCTCAAGCTTCCGTAGGCCAGGCATACGGGCTTGGTTTATGTCGAGGGGATGTGTCTTCATTTGACTGTCTGACTTGCATCACGGAAGCTGGTATTGAGGCCCGCAAACTTTGTTCAGGAAACAAAGGGGCTGTTATATGGTACGACTATTGCATGTTCAAATACCTCGATCAAAATTTCTTTGGTCAGATCGACAATGGTGTTGCAATTTTTCTTTTGAATGTCAACAATGCAACTAATAATCAGACGCTGTTTAAGCAGAGAAACAGTGAGTTATTGGATAAGTTATCAGAAGAGGCTTCTATTAGTTCAAAACATTACGCAAGAGGGGAGATAGTCGTTGATGTGAATACTACAATTTACGGTTTAGCTCAATGTACAAGAGATCTGTCAAGCTATGACTGTAAGAAGTGCCTGGATGGCCAAATTTATAGCGATTTACCCCTGGAAAGGATAGGTGGGAGAGTTCTTGGTGGAAGTTGTAATGTAGGGTTTGAGGTGTACCCGTTTTTGAAGCTCTGA
- the LOC108222602 gene encoding cysteine-rich repeat secretory protein 38 produces MPSSSDITICLISLFAFTFFLQASAEVASDHLGYSCINQQNFTVGTHYELNLNKLTGLLDYLTQPSGYAQASVGQAYGLGLCRGDVSSFDCLTCITKAGIEVRKLCSGNKGAVIWYDYCMFKYLDQNFFGQIDNGVAVFLLNVNNATNNQTLFKQRNSELLDKLSEEASISSKHYARGEIVVDVNTTIYGLAQCTRDLSSYDCKKCLDGQIYSDLPLERIGGRVLEGSCNVRFEVYPFLKL; encoded by the coding sequence ATGCCTTCTTCCAGTGATATTACTATTTGTCTTATATCTCTTTTCGCCTTCACTTTCTTCCTCCAAGCATCAGCTGAAGTTGCATCTGACCACCTCGGCTATTCTTGTATTAACCAACAAAATTTCACGGTGGGAACTCATTATGAACTCAACCTCAACAAACTCACAGGCCTTCTCGACTACCTAACACAACCCTCGGGCTATGCTCAAGCTTCCGTAGGCCAGGCATACGGGCTTGGTTTATGTCGAGGGGATGTGTCTTCATTTGACTGTTTGACATGCATTACGAAAGCTGGTATTGAGGTCCGCAAACTTTGTTCAGGAAACAAAGGGGCTGTTATATGGTATGACTATTGCATGTTCAAGTACCTTGATCAAAATTTCTTTGGTCAGATCGATAATGGTGTTgcagtttttcttttaaatgtCAATAATGCAACTAATAACCAGACTCTGTTTAAGCAGAGAAACAGTGAGTTATTGGATAAGTTATCAGAAGAGGCTTCTATTAGTTCAAAACATTACGCGAGAGGTGAGATAGTCGTTGATGTGAATACTACCATTTACGGTTTAGCTCAATGTACAAGAGATCTTTCAAGCTATGACTGTAAGAAGTGCCTCGATGGCCAAATTTATAGCGATTTACCCCTGGAAAGGATAGGTGGGAGAGTTCTCGAAGGGAGTTGTAATGTAAGGTTTGAGGTGTACCCCTTTTTGAAGCTCTAA